Sequence from the Candidatus Binatia bacterium genome:
GGGTCACTTCGCCCTGAACGCGATCATAGGGTCGAAACGGCTGGCGCGGCGGGCGGCGATCCGATTTTGGCTTTCGATATCACCCCGATTTTTTGGGCGAAGGCGATGAAGCGTGGGTCGTTCCTGTAGGCGCGGAGAAAAGGATCGCTCAGGAGCAGGGTCACACCCGCGTCGTGGGTTTTCCAGGCGTGCTCCAGCCACTCGTACATCTTTTCCGGTTCTTTGCGCAGTGCATAGACCTGCGCGATCTGGCTGCCGGAGTCGTTCGCGCCGTCGGCGATCAGTTTTTTCAGGGCCGCATCCGCCTCGGCCCGGTCGCCGTGGGCGAAATAGGCCAGCGCCAGCGCATAGGTCCGCCAGAACGGATCGGCTTCCTGTTTCGCCAAGGCGACGGCGGCCCCGGGTTGGCCGCGCAGAATCTGACAGAGCGCGAGCTGCATGTAGCTCTGGGGGGAGTCGGGCTGCAGGGTCATGACGTGGCGCATCGCCGCCTCGGCCTCGTCGTAGTGACCGAGGGCGGTGAGATAGGTGGCGAGGTTGAAGTGCGATCCGATGCGTAAGGGATCGAGCGCGATGGCTCGGTGCGTGAGCGCGACGCCTTCCTCGAGCTGGCCTAACGAGGAAAGGAGCAAGGCGAGCGCTGCCGTGACCTGGGCATCCTGCGGGGCGAGCGCGGTGGCGCGGCGGAGTTCCGCTTCCGCGGCGGCGAAATGGAAATCGATGTCCACGAGGAGCCGGCCCTGGGCGAGATGCGCCTCGGCGAGATTCGGATCCAGCTCGAGCGCTTTCGCTGCCGCCGCGCGCGCTTTCCTGGTCAGCTCTGCCTTTTCCTGCGGCCCAACACCCCCGAAGCGGGTGTCGAGAAACTCCGCCGCATAGGAGAGCTTCGCATAGGCGAGCGCGTAACGTGGGTCGAGCCGGGTCGCCTCCTCGTAGTAGCCGATTGCCTTCCGGACGTCGTCGGCGGGGCCGCGTTCGAGGTAGAAATTTCCCTGCAAGAGCGCGTTGTAGGCCTCGATATTCTGGTTCGAAGGCGTGGCCGCGGTCGTCAGCGTCACGGCGTGGCCGTTGCTTTCGAGCAGCGCGACCTTGAGCTCCTTCGCCACCGCGCCGGCGATCTCCGATTGCACCGCGAAGATATCCTTCAACTCCCGGTCGTAGGTGTCGGACCAGACATTGGCGCCGTCGCCAGATTTGATCAGCGCCACCGCGATGCGGACCCGATCGG
This genomic interval carries:
- a CDS encoding tetratricopeptide repeat protein is translated as KERLHQLTAIVLATAQVRTSTDEQLVRLPTGDGMALVFHHSAEEPARCALEIAEALQKHPELPVRMGIHSGPVSEVTDVSGRTNLAGAGINMAQRVMDCGDAGHILLSQHVAEDLGQYRQWAPRLHDLGACEVKHGVRLHLVNLYADPLGNSTLPKKFEKSKSARLRSKSGLIAALVLVALLAAGATWYLMSNRAAPKSAAIPEKSIAVLPMVNSTGDPANEYFSDGMSEEFISSLSRLPALKVVGRTSSFQFKGKTDDSKTIGEKLGVYYLLEGSVRKSADRVRIAVALIKSGDGANVWSDTYDRELKDIFAVQSEIAGAVAKELKVALLESNGHAVTLTTAATPSNQNIEAYNALLQGNFYLERGPADDVRKAIGYYEEATRLDPRYALAYAKLSYAAEFLDTRFGGVGPQEKAELTRKARAAAAKALELDPNLAEAHLAQGRLLVDIDFHFAAAEAELRRATALAPQDAQVTAALALLLSSLGQLEEGVALTHRAIALDPLRIGSHFNLATYLTALGHYDEAEAAMRHVMTLQPDSPQSYMQLALCQILRGQPGAAVALAKQEADPFWRTYALALAYFAHGDRAEADAALKKLIADGANDSGSQIAQVYALRKEPEKMYEWLEHAWKTHDAGVTLLLSDPFLRAYRNDPRFIAFAQKIGVISKAKIGSPPAAPAVSTL